A single window of Streptomyces sp. NBC_00464 DNA harbors:
- a CDS encoding MmcQ/YjbR family DNA-binding protein, whose protein sequence is MTPKQLRAFCLGFNASVEEFPFGPEISVFKVLGKMFALSTLDAQPLTVNLKCDPDDAVRLREEYEAVAPGWHMNKRHWNTVTVSGLPDAKLRELIEDSYDLVVAKLPRAERLRLDRA, encoded by the coding sequence ATGACACCGAAGCAGCTGAGGGCGTTCTGCCTGGGGTTCAACGCGAGCGTGGAGGAGTTCCCGTTCGGGCCGGAGATTTCCGTGTTCAAGGTGCTCGGCAAGATGTTCGCGCTGAGCACGCTGGACGCGCAGCCGTTGACGGTGAACCTCAAGTGCGACCCCGACGACGCGGTGCGGCTCCGGGAGGAGTACGAGGCCGTGGCGCCGGGGTGGCACATGAACAAGCGGCACTGGAACACCGTGACGGTGTCCGGTCTGCCGGACGCGAAGCTGCGTGAGCTGATCGAGGACAGTTACGACCTCGTGGTGGCGAAGCTGCCGCGGGCGGAGCGGCTGCGGCTCGACCGGGCGTAG
- a CDS encoding PfkB family carbohydrate kinase, translated as MSADIPDIDPLDGLRAPQDPGCDVFLTGTVFLDIIFTGLDSAPVRGTESWARGMGSSPGGVANMATALARLGLRTSLAAAFGDDHYGEYCWDALEQGEGIDLSLSHTVRGWHSPVTVSMAYEGERTMVSHGHEAPPPPAFDPTGAPASPRCPPRARAAIASLAPGRSEPWVAEAAGQGAAVFADVGWDETGRWDLDGLTDLEHCQAFLPNAEEAMRYTRTDCPRTAAHALAERVPLAVVTLGAEGAYAVDAATGATAEVPAIAVEALDPTGAGDVFVAGFVTGTLANWPLADRLAFAGLTAALSVQEFGGSLSAPGWAEIAAWWQRIRTLTGQDPAALQRYAFLQDLLPAAARPWPLRRAVPTIGFRP; from the coding sequence GTGAGCGCTGACATTCCAGACATCGACCCGCTGGACGGGCTGCGCGCACCGCAGGACCCCGGCTGCGACGTCTTCCTCACCGGCACGGTCTTCCTCGACATCATCTTCACCGGCCTGGACAGCGCCCCGGTGCGCGGCACCGAGTCCTGGGCCCGCGGCATGGGATCCAGCCCCGGCGGCGTCGCCAACATGGCCACCGCGCTCGCCCGCCTCGGCCTTCGCACCTCACTCGCCGCCGCGTTCGGCGACGACCACTACGGCGAGTACTGCTGGGACGCCCTCGAACAGGGCGAGGGCATCGACCTGTCCCTGTCGCACACCGTCCGCGGCTGGCACTCCCCGGTGACCGTCTCGATGGCGTACGAGGGCGAGCGGACGATGGTCTCGCACGGCCACGAGGCCCCGCCCCCGCCCGCGTTCGACCCCACCGGAGCCCCCGCCTCCCCCCGGTGCCCGCCCCGTGCCAGGGCCGCCATCGCCTCGCTCGCCCCCGGCCGCAGCGAACCCTGGGTGGCCGAGGCGGCCGGCCAGGGGGCCGCGGTCTTCGCCGACGTCGGCTGGGACGAGACCGGCCGCTGGGACCTGGACGGCCTGACCGACCTGGAGCACTGCCAGGCCTTCCTCCCCAACGCCGAGGAGGCCATGCGCTACACCCGCACCGACTGCCCCCGCACTGCCGCACACGCCCTCGCCGAACGGGTCCCGCTCGCCGTCGTCACCCTCGGCGCCGAGGGCGCGTACGCGGTCGACGCCGCCACCGGGGCCACCGCCGAGGTCCCCGCGATCGCGGTCGAGGCCCTGGACCCGACCGGCGCGGGCGACGTCTTCGTGGCCGGCTTCGTCACCGGCACCCTCGCCAACTGGCCCCTCGCCGACCGCCTCGCCTTCGCCGGCCTCACCGCCGCCCTCTCGGTCCAGGAGTTCGGCGGCTCGCTCTCGGCCCCCGGCTGGGCGGAGATCGCCGCCTGGTGGCAGCGCATCCGCACCCTCACCGGTCAGGACCCGGCCGCGCTCCAGCGGTACGCCTTCCTCCAGGACCTGCTCCCCGCCGCCGCCCGCCCCTGGCCGCTGCGCCGGGCCGTCCCGACGATCGGCTTCCGTCCGTAA
- a CDS encoding MFS transporter, whose product MSSRPRAAWPLVAVFTAGYLAAYLLPTIVGRLSVYLGLSTAEAGLVGSALLLSSASAGFCLAGRVETYGPRRPARIGLVLAVLGYGCAALAGSVPLVVLGAMVGGFGSGTATAVAAAGIAAQRDPHRTSSLGLLSVSATAGALYLTIPHLGGGHRLPFASIALVALLVWPATSRLGSPVPAGPSVPASGRLPHRRSGLVLAGGMLVWSMAQNALWGVSSRIGVDQVGLSEVTIGAVFAAALGAGLLGVMGAGVLGARLGRAVPIGLGTVVIAGSIVLSSSAGSLGSFASGEILWNTVYPVVLSYLIGLAASLDVRGRWAVLAGSASSVGVACGPVLGSVLSEGAGFPVMGLILGAVTLLVAVPVTAVALHTGGRPLVPGSVRRRGGAPAALLAVTTGAVPGAVPKLGAPEQAVTEISLPALRRRRLVRSAFRTAGPSGGGQSNAYASTSDR is encoded by the coding sequence ATGTCCTCGCGCCCTCGCGCCGCGTGGCCTCTGGTTGCCGTGTTCACCGCCGGTTACCTCGCCGCCTATCTGCTCCCCACCATCGTGGGACGGCTCTCCGTCTATCTGGGTCTCAGCACGGCCGAGGCCGGTCTGGTCGGCAGCGCCCTGCTGCTGAGTTCGGCCTCGGCCGGCTTCTGTCTGGCGGGCCGCGTGGAGACGTACGGGCCGCGGAGACCGGCGCGGATCGGGCTGGTGCTGGCCGTGCTGGGGTACGGCTGCGCCGCGCTCGCGGGTTCCGTGCCGCTGGTGGTCCTGGGCGCCATGGTGGGCGGTTTCGGTTCCGGGACGGCGACCGCGGTGGCCGCGGCGGGCATCGCCGCCCAGCGCGATCCGCACCGGACGTCGTCCCTGGGGCTGCTGAGCGTCTCGGCGACGGCGGGCGCCCTGTATCTGACGATCCCGCACCTGGGCGGTGGCCACCGGCTGCCGTTCGCTTCGATCGCGCTGGTCGCGCTGCTCGTCTGGCCGGCCACCTCCCGGCTCGGCAGCCCGGTCCCGGCCGGACCGTCCGTCCCCGCGTCGGGACGGCTGCCGCACCGCCGCTCGGGCCTGGTGCTGGCGGGCGGCATGCTCGTCTGGTCCATGGCGCAGAACGCGCTGTGGGGGGTCAGCAGCCGCATCGGCGTGGACCAGGTCGGGCTCTCCGAGGTCACCATCGGCGCGGTGTTCGCCGCCGCGCTCGGCGCCGGTCTGCTCGGCGTGATGGGCGCCGGCGTACTGGGGGCCCGGCTCGGGCGGGCGGTGCCGATCGGCCTGGGCACCGTGGTCATCGCGGGGAGCATCGTGCTCAGCTCGTCGGCCGGGAGCCTCGGCTCGTTCGCGAGCGGCGAGATCCTGTGGAACACCGTGTACCCGGTGGTCCTGTCGTATCTGATCGGCCTGGCCGCGTCCCTGGACGTGCGCGGGCGCTGGGCGGTCCTGGCGGGCTCGGCCTCGTCGGTCGGCGTGGCCTGCGGTCCGGTGCTCGGCAGTGTGCTGTCCGAGGGGGCCGGCTTCCCGGTGATGGGGCTGATCCTGGGCGCCGTGACCCTGCTGGTCGCGGTCCCGGTGACGGCGGTGGCCCTGCACACCGGTGGCCGTCCGCTGGTGCCGGGATCGGTGCGCCGCAGGGGTGGCGCTCCGGCGGCCCTGCTCGCGGTCACCACCGGTGCGGTGCCCGGGGCGGTGCCGAAGCTGGGCGCGCCCGAGCAGGCCGTCACGGAGATAAGCCTGCCCGCGCTGCGCCGCAGGCGCCTGGTCAGGAGTGCGTTCCGGACGGCCGGCCCGTCGGGCGGCGGTCAGTCGAACGCGTACGCCTCGACCTCGGACAGGTAG
- the ybeY gene encoding rRNA maturation RNase YbeY gives MSIDVNNESGTEVDEQAILDIARYALARMRIHPLSELSVIVVDTAAMEQLHIQWMDLPGPTDVMSFPMDELRPPAKDDEEPPQGLLGDIVLCPEVAKKQGEDADTQHSMDEELQLLTVHGVLHLLGYDHEEPDEKAEMFGLQAAIVDGWRGEHGLTGPSPAPTVS, from the coding sequence ATGTCGATCGACGTCAACAACGAGTCCGGAACCGAGGTCGACGAGCAGGCGATCCTCGACATCGCCCGCTACGCGCTCGCGCGGATGAGGATCCACCCGCTCTCCGAGCTCTCGGTGATCGTGGTGGACACCGCCGCCATGGAACAGCTCCACATCCAGTGGATGGACCTGCCGGGCCCGACGGACGTCATGTCCTTCCCGATGGACGAGCTGCGTCCGCCGGCCAAGGACGACGAGGAGCCCCCGCAGGGGCTCCTCGGTGACATCGTGCTCTGCCCGGAGGTCGCCAAGAAGCAGGGCGAGGACGCCGACACGCAGCACTCCATGGACGAGGAGCTCCAGCTCCTCACCGTCCACGGGGTGCTGCACCTGCTCGGCTACGACCACGAGGAGCCCGACGAGAAGGCCGAGATGTTCGGCCTCCAGGCGGCGATCGTGGACGGCTGGCGCGGCGAGCACGGGCTCACCGGTCCGTCCCCCGCACCCACCGTCTCGTGA
- a CDS encoding hemolysin family protein translates to MSLPLVFGVVLLIVVGWLAACAEAGIARTSSFRAAEAVRSGRRGSDKLEQVAADPTRYLNVALLVRVACEMAAGVLVTYACLKELPETWEALAVAMGVMVLVSYVAIGVSPRTIGRQHPLNTATAAAYVLLPLARIMGPIPQLLILIGNALTPGKGFRKGPFASEAELRAMVDLAEQESLIEDEERRMVHSVFELGDTLVREVMVPRTDLVCIERYKTIRQALTLALRSGFSRIPVTGENEDDIVGIVYLKDLVRKTHINRESEADLVSTAMRPAAFVPDTKNAGDLLREMQQERSHVAVVIDEYGGTAGIVTIEDILEEIVGEITDEYDRELPPVQPLENGCFRVTARLDIGDLGELFGLDEYDDEDVETVGGLLAKALGRVPIAGASSEVELPDGRRLRLTAESPAGRRNKIVTVLVEPVAPEEEATA, encoded by the coding sequence GTGAGCCTGCCGCTCGTCTTCGGGGTCGTCCTGCTGATCGTCGTCGGCTGGCTGGCGGCCTGCGCCGAGGCCGGCATCGCGCGTACGTCGAGCTTCCGGGCCGCCGAGGCGGTCCGCTCGGGGCGGCGCGGCAGCGACAAGCTGGAACAGGTCGCGGCCGATCCGACGCGCTATCTCAACGTCGCCCTGCTGGTGCGGGTCGCCTGCGAGATGGCGGCCGGGGTGCTGGTCACGTACGCCTGCCTCAAGGAGTTGCCGGAGACCTGGGAGGCGCTGGCCGTCGCCATGGGCGTGATGGTCCTCGTCTCCTACGTCGCCATCGGCGTCTCGCCGCGCACCATCGGCCGCCAGCACCCGCTGAACACGGCCACCGCGGCGGCGTACGTGCTGCTGCCGCTGGCCAGGATCATGGGGCCGATCCCGCAGCTGCTGATCCTCATCGGCAACGCGCTGACACCGGGCAAGGGGTTCCGCAAGGGCCCGTTCGCCAGTGAGGCCGAGCTGCGGGCGATGGTCGACCTCGCCGAGCAGGAGTCGCTGATCGAGGACGAGGAGCGCCGCATGGTGCACTCCGTCTTCGAGCTGGGTGACACGCTCGTGCGCGAGGTGATGGTGCCGCGCACCGACCTGGTCTGCATCGAGCGCTACAAGACGATCCGGCAGGCGCTGACCCTGGCGCTGCGTTCCGGTTTCTCGCGGATCCCCGTCACCGGGGAGAACGAGGACGACATCGTCGGGATCGTCTACCTCAAGGACCTGGTCCGCAAGACGCACATCAACCGGGAGTCCGAGGCCGATCTGGTCTCCACAGCGATGCGCCCGGCGGCCTTCGTGCCCGACACGAAGAACGCCGGTGACCTGCTGCGGGAGATGCAGCAGGAGCGCAGTCACGTCGCCGTCGTCATCGACGAGTACGGCGGTACGGCGGGCATCGTCACCATCGAGGACATCCTGGAGGAGATCGTCGGCGAGATCACCGACGAGTACGACCGCGAGCTGCCGCCGGTCCAGCCGCTGGAGAACGGCTGCTTCCGGGTGACCGCCCGGCTGGACATCGGCGACCTCGGTGAGCTGTTCGGCCTCGACGAGTACGACGACGAGGACGTGGAGACCGTCGGCGGGCTCCTCGCGAAGGCGCTGGGCCGGGTGCCGATCGCGGGTGCCTCGTCCGAGGTCGAGCTCCCCGACGGCCGCAGGCTGCGGCTGACCGCGGAGTCCCCGGCGGGCCGGCGGAACAAGATCGTCACGGTGCTGGTGGAGCCGGTGGCTCCCGAGGAGGAGGCGACGGCATGA
- a CDS encoding PhoH family protein, whose translation MTQTPTQPQARAHISIPAAHPMVMLLGAGDSLLRVIEAAFPAADIHVRGNDISATGTAADIALIQRLFDEMVLVLRTGQPMTEDAVERSIAMLKATENGKADGTETPAEVLTQNILSSRGRTIRPKTLNQKRYVDAIDKHTIVFGIGPAGTGKTYLAMAKAVQALQSKQVSRIILTRPAVEAGERLGFLPGTLFDKIDPYLRPLYDALHDMLDPDSIPRLMAAGTIEVAPLAYMRGRTLNDAFIILDEAQNTSAEQMKMFLTRLGFDSKIVVTGDVTQVDLPNGTKSGLRQVQDILEGIDDVHFSRLTSQDVVRHKLVGRIVDAYEKYDSDQDGQAGKGQGRRNGKQ comes from the coding sequence ATGACTCAGACACCCACACAGCCGCAGGCGCGTGCCCACATCAGCATCCCGGCCGCTCACCCCATGGTGATGCTCCTGGGAGCGGGCGACTCGCTGCTGCGCGTGATCGAAGCGGCGTTCCCGGCGGCCGACATCCACGTCCGGGGTAATGACATAAGCGCGACGGGCACCGCGGCGGACATCGCCCTGATCCAGCGCCTGTTCGACGAGATGGTGCTGGTGCTCCGCACCGGGCAGCCGATGACGGAGGACGCCGTGGAACGGTCGATCGCGATGCTCAAGGCCACCGAGAACGGCAAGGCGGACGGCACGGAGACCCCGGCCGAGGTGCTCACCCAGAACATCCTCTCCAGCCGCGGCCGCACGATCCGCCCCAAGACGCTCAACCAGAAGCGGTACGTCGACGCGATCGACAAGCACACGATCGTCTTCGGCATCGGCCCCGCCGGCACCGGCAAGACGTACCTCGCCATGGCCAAGGCGGTCCAGGCCCTGCAGTCCAAGCAGGTCAGCCGGATCATCCTGACCCGCCCCGCGGTCGAGGCCGGTGAGCGGCTCGGCTTCCTGCCCGGCACGCTCTTCGACAAGATCGACCCGTATCTGCGCCCGCTCTACGACGCCCTGCACGACATGCTCGACCCCGACTCGATCCCGCGGCTGATGGCGGCGGGCACGATCGAGGTGGCGCCGCTGGCATACATGAGGGGTCGCACCCTTAATGATGCTTTTATCATCCTGGACGAGGCGCAGAACACCAGCGCCGAGCAGATGAAGATGTTCCTTACCCGCCTCGGCTTCGACTCGAAGATCGTCGTCACGGGCGACGTCACCCAGGTCGACCTGCCGAACGGCACCAAGAGCGGTCTGCGTCAGGTCCAGGACATCCTTGAGGGCATCGACGACGTGCACTTCTCCCGGCTCACCTCCCAGGATGTCGTCCGGCACAAGCTGGTCGGCCGTATCGTCGACGCGTACGAGAAGTACGACAGCGACCAGGACGGCCAGGCCGGCAAGGGTCAGGGCCGACGCAACGGGAAGCAGTAG